One genomic segment of Strix aluco isolate bStrAlu1 chromosome 7, bStrAlu1.hap1, whole genome shotgun sequence includes these proteins:
- the SCD gene encoding stearoyl-CoA desaturase: MARAGRGGTKFPAANRLARGRKKKKRDKKKKKKERKKQSGIMREPGPRHPPLPQHPSSRPPARPAPPLLPGTPRAGTRRHTPPAALTRPRASKPRAGGHREAGAWRARPRQPPSKQPRLNTSAPAAPSRTARRARGRQEPASCRHRRGPAHPRTAVEEQSQGRPMPAHLLQEEEFSSASSTTTVGTLISRVARNGDAVMEKDLLNHEDLAEDRGDVIDDIFDETYREKEGPKPPLRYVWRNIILMSLLHLGAILGLVLIPSAKIQTLAWAILCFLVSALGITAGSHRLWSHRSYKATLPLRIFLTIANSIAFQNDIYEWVRDHRVHHKFSETDADPHNATRGFFFSHIGWLLVRKHPDVIEKGQKLDLSDVKADKVVMFQRRYYKPSVVLLCFTLPTVVPWYFWDESIIISFFIPTILRYTIGLNATWLVNSAAHMFGNRPYDQNINPRENPLVSLGALGEGFHNYHHTFPYDYSTSEFGWRFNLTTAFIDLMCLLGLASDRKKVSKEVILARKMRTGDGSHKSG; encoded by the exons aaaaaaaaaaaaaaaagaaagaaaaaagcagtcagGCATCATGAGAGAGCCTGGCCCTcgtcatcctcctcttcctcagcatccTTCCTCCCGTCctccggcccgccccgccccgcctctccTCCCGGGTACGCCGAGAGCTGGGACCCGCCGCCACACGCCGCCCGCCGCGCTGACCCGACCCCGCGCATCAAAACCGCGGGCAGGGGGTCACCGGGAGGCTGGGGCGTGGAGAGCCCGGCCCCGCCAGCCGCCAAGCAAGCAGCCCCGCTTAAATacctccgcgcccgccgccccaaGCCGCACAGCTCGCAGAGCCAGGGGTCGACAAGAGCCGGCCTCCTGCCGCCACCGCCGGGGACCTGCGCACCCGCGTACCGCCGTCGAGGAGCAGAGTCAGGGCCGCCCCATGCCTGCGCACTTGTTACAGGAGGAG GAGTTCTCCTCCGCTTCCAGCACCACCACTGTTGGCACCCTCATCTCCCGGGTGGCCAGGAATGGGGATGCCGTCATGGAGAAGGACTTACTCAATCATGAGGACTTGGCAGAAGACCGGGGGGATGTGATAGATGATATCTTTGATGAGACCTACCGGGAGAAAGAGGGCCCCAAGCCACCGCTGCGATACGTCTGGAGGAATATCATCCTCATGAGCCTGCTCCATCTAGGGGCCATATTAGGGTTGGTGCTCATACCTTCCGCAAAGATCCAGACATTGGCATGGG ccATTCTGTGTTTCCTGGTGAGTGCTCTGGGGATAACAGCCGGATCTCACCGCCTCTGGAGCCATCGGTCCTACAAAGCCACGCTGCCCCTGCGGATCTTCTTGACTATTGCAAACTCCATAGCCTTCCAG AATGACATCTATGAGTGGGTCCGGGACCACCGTGTCCATCACAAGTTCTCCGAGACAGATGCAGACCCACACAATGCCACACGGGGTTTCTTCTTCTCCCACATCGGCTGGCTGCTGGTGCGCAAGCACCCGGATGTCATAGAGAAGGGCCAGAAGCTGGACCTGAGTGACGTAAAGGCTGACAAAGTGGTGATGTTCCAGCGGAG ATACTACAAGCCCTCAGTGGTGTTGCTGTGCTTCACACTGCCCACTGTAGTGCCCTGGTACTTCTGGGACGAATCCATCATCATCAGCTTCTTCATTCCAACTATCCTGCGGTACACCATAGGGCTCAATGCCACTTGGCTGGTGAACAGTGCTGCTCACATGTTTGGCAACCGGCCATATGATCAGAACATCAACCCACGGGAGAACCCCCTGGTCAGCCTGGGGGCCCTAG GAGAAGGCTTCCACAACTACCACCACACCTTCCCCTACGACTACTCCACCAGTGAGTTTGGCTGGCGCTTCAACCTAACCACAGCCTTCATCGACCTCATGTGCCTCCTGGGGCTGGCCAGCGATCGCAAGAAGGTCTCCAAGGAGGTCATCCTGGCTCGGAAAATGCGCACTGGAGATGGGAGTCACAAGAGTGGCTGA